Proteins from a genomic interval of Gossypium raimondii isolate GPD5lz unplaced genomic scaffold, ASM2569854v1 Contig00189, whole genome shotgun sequence:
- the LOC128037055 gene encoding maturase K-like → MEEFQVYLELNRSRRHDFLYPLIFREYIYALAHEHGLNKSMIFFENQGYGNKFSSLIVKRLILRMDQQNRLISSANDSNQNPVFGHNNNLYSQMIAAGFAVIVEIPFSLRLISYSQGAEAAKSHNFQSIHSIFPFLEDKFSHLNYVLEALIPHPIHLEILVQALRYWVKDASSLHLLRFSLYEYCNLKSFITPKKSISIFNPRLFLFLYNSHTCEYESIFLFLRNQSSHLRSTSSGVFLERIFSMEK, encoded by the coding sequence ATGGAGGAATTTCAAGTATATTTAGAACTAAATAGATCCCGCCGACACGATTTCCTATACCCACTTATTTTTCGGGAGTATATTTATGCACTTGCTCATGAGCATGGTTTAAATAAATcgatgattttttttgaaaatcaggGTTATGGTAATAAATTCAGTTCACTAATTGTGAAACGTTTAATTCTTCGAATGGATCAACAGAATCGTTTGATTAGTTCTGCTAATGATTCCAACCAAAATCCGGTTTTTGGACACAACAATAATTTGTATTCTCAAATGATAGCGGCAGGATTTGCAGTCATTGTGGAAATTCCATTTTCCTTACGATTAATATCTTACTCACAAGGGGCAGAAGCCGCAAAATCTCataattttcaatcaattcattcaatatttccttttttagaGGACAAATTCTcacatttaaattatgtgttagAGGCACTAATACCTCATCCCATCCATCTAGAAATCTTAGTTCAAGCCCTTCGCTACTGGGTAAAAGATGCTTCTTCTTTGCATTTATTACGGTTCTCTCTCTACGAGTATTGTAATTTGAAGAGTTTTATTACTCCAAAGAAATCTATTTCGATTTTTAATCCAAGATTATTCTTGTTCCTGTATAATTCTCATACATGTGAATACgaatctattttcctttttctccgTAATCAATCTTCTCATTTACGATCAACATCTTCTGGAGTCTTTCTTGAACGAATTTTTTCTATGGAAAAATAA